GCACCCAAGGACCCCCCATGATAGATCCATTTGGACGTTCCATAAGTTATTTACGCGTTTCGGTTACAGACCGATGTGATTTTCGCTGCCAGTACTGCATGGCAGAGGACATGACTTTTTTGCCAAAATCAGAAGTTTTAAGTTTGGAAGAGCTAAACCGGCTCTGCACAACCTTTGTTGATCTTGGCGTCCGAAAGCTTCGCATCACCGGGGGGGAACCTCTGGTCCGTAAAAATGTCATCACCTTGTTTGAAAATCTTGGGCGACACCTTCAATCGGGCGCCCTGGATGAGCTAACCCTTACAACCAATGGCTCCCAACTTTCTCGTTTTGCGCGTCCTCTTGCCGAGATCGGGGTACGCCGTATCAATGTTTCTCTAGATACGCTTAATCCAGAGAAATTTCGGGCCCTGACCCGCTGGGGGGATATCAACAAGGTGCTGGCAGGAATTGATGCCGCCCTCGAAGCTGGCCTCAAAGTCAAAATCAATACAGTTGCCCTTAAAGGGATCAATGATGATGAACTGGATCATTTGGTCCAATGGTGTGGAGATCGCAAATGCGACATGACCCTGATCGAGACCATGCCTCTGGGTGAGATATCAGAAGATCGCACCAATAACTACTTGCCACTTTCTGTCGCCAGAACAGAACTTGAGAAAAACTGGACCCTGAATGACACAGAGTTTCGGACAGGCGGGCCATCGCGTTATGTACAGGTCGAAGAAACGGGTCAATTGCTCGGCTTCATAACCCCGCTTACCCATAATTTTTGTGAGGGGTGTAACCGGGTTCGGGTTACCTGCACGGGCACGCTCTATATGTGCCTTGGCCAGGAAGATGCCGCCGACCTTCGCACGCCACTTCGGGCGAGCGATGACAATGGGCTTCTTGTCGAAACCATCCACGATGCCATTGCAAGAAAACCCAAAGGCCATGATTTCGTTATAGATAGACGGAACAGTCGCCCAGCACTTTCCCGCCATATGAGTGTCACTGGCGGTTAAAAGCCATAAAACCTAAAGGAATTTAACAGTGGCAGAATTACTCGGCCTTGGCCTAAGTCACTTCGGTGGGTACATGTTCTCTGATGAGGATATGTCCGCAAGAATCAAGCACCGCCTGGAAGAAGGGTCCCTGCCCGAGTCACTGATGACCCCAGCTGGGTGGCCAGCGCACATGCGCGACGAATGGGGGAACGACGAAGGGGCCAGCTTTGCTGCCAGGCACCGTGAACAATATTTTTCTGGCCTTGATCGTGTTCGCCAGGCACTTGATGCCTTCAAGCCGGATGCAGTCATTATTTTTGGTGATGATCAATATGAATGCTTCAGAGAAGACCTGATCCCTGCCTATTGCCTTTTCATGGGCGAATCCTTCAAGTCAAAACCATATCTTCGTGCCCGTGGTCTAGGTGGGAAAACGCCCAACATTTGGGATGATCCCTTTGATCTTGTGAACACTATACAAGGGGCCCCAGATGTTGCCCGGTTCCTTATCAATGCGCTTTTAGAAGAAGGGTTTGATCCCGCATACAGCTACTCGTTGCCACATCAGGAATACTTGGGTCATGCCTTTACAAACACCTTGATGTTTCTTGACCACCAAAGAAAGGGCTGGGATTATCCGGTCCTTCCCTTTGCTATCAACGCCTACGGATCTGCCTTGATTAAGGCCAAAGGTGGACTGGTGGAAAAAGGTGCCAAGGCCCAAGATAGAATGCCCGACCCTTCTGCCCCCACCCCTAAACGCTGTTTTGAATTAGGTCGAAGCATTGCGCGCATCCT
This portion of the Rhodospirillales bacterium genome encodes:
- the moaA gene encoding GTP 3',8-cyclase MoaA codes for the protein MSNLKKCTQGPPMIDPFGRSISYLRVSVTDRCDFRCQYCMAEDMTFLPKSEVLSLEELNRLCTTFVDLGVRKLRITGGEPLVRKNVITLFENLGRHLQSGALDELTLTTNGSQLSRFARPLAEIGVRRINVSLDTLNPEKFRALTRWGDINKVLAGIDAALEAGLKVKINTVALKGINDDELDHLVQWCGDRKCDMTLIETMPLGEISEDRTNNYLPLSVARTELEKNWTLNDTEFRTGGPSRYVQVEETGQLLGFITPLTHNFCEGCNRVRVTCTGTLYMCLGQEDAADLRTPLRASDDNGLLVETIHDAIARKPKGHDFVIDRRNSRPALSRHMSVTGG
- a CDS encoding extradiol ring-cleavage dioxygenase, yielding MRDEWGNDEGASFAARHREQYFSGLDRVRQALDAFKPDAVIIFGDDQYECFREDLIPAYCLFMGESFKSKPYLRARGLGGKTPNIWDDPFDLVNTIQGAPDVARFLINALLEEGFDPAYSYSLPHQEYLGHAFTNTLMFLDHQRKGWDYPVLPFAINAYGSALIKAKGGLVEKGAKAQDRMPDPSAPTPKRCFELGRSIARILEPSPWRVALVASASFSHAFLTEKNHGFYPDLDSDLSRFDELKSGNYLAWRDLPLSTLEDAGQHELVNWCPMIGAMEEVGQKPTYCEFMESFLMNSNKCVAVIPPAD